A DNA window from Ignavibacteriales bacterium contains the following coding sequences:
- a CDS encoding LamG domain-containing protein, translating into MKNIILFLLIIVSLLTLSCQDDIMLTNSKSQKGFGNISISLKDTPAEIVEVVATLSRPEYRSKSITLTIDSLNQTASGTFNNITIGTWHLKVDAFDGNGIIKYSGETDVEIVADEISVVELVLEPSTSGVEIIVSWGGNTLSRGLVLFLPFDGDIQDKSNYRNQAHSNNAAYTADAHGTPESAYLFNGSNNYITVSNSSSLNPTKQITLSFWLRLDSIQSNYTDIFAKGGPVYGYFQNRQYNLAGKQNINLWYPQFKSAGDGKGQQELDSNEKSFNVGEWTYFTFIVDRINHKMKMYVDGVLLKEIFDSYSTFNINSYPLLIGSSLEQLYEHTPLKGAIDEFRIYNRVLSNKEIHALFNM; encoded by the coding sequence ATGAAAAATATCATTTTATTTTTACTGATTATTGTGTCATTATTGACATTAAGTTGCCAAGACGACATAATGCTTACTAATTCAAAGAGTCAAAAAGGTTTCGGAAATATTTCTATTTCCCTTAAGGATACTCCTGCCGAGATAGTTGAAGTGGTCGCAACTCTTTCTCGGCCGGAATATCGATCCAAATCAATTACACTCACAATCGACAGCTTGAATCAAACCGCGTCCGGAACATTTAACAACATAACGATTGGAACATGGCATCTCAAGGTTGATGCTTTTGACGGAAATGGAATAATTAAATACTCTGGTGAGACCGATGTTGAAATTGTTGCCGATGAGATTAGTGTAGTCGAATTGGTTTTAGAGCCATCAACATCGGGAGTTGAAATAATTGTTTCATGGGGTGGTAATACTTTGTCTAGAGGCCTTGTTTTGTTTTTACCTTTCGATGGTGATATACAAGATAAAAGTAATTACAGAAATCAAGCACACTCCAATAATGCAGCGTACACAGCCGATGCTCATGGTACACCGGAAAGTGCGTATCTTTTTAATGGCAGCAATAATTACATAACTGTTTCTAACAGTTCATCGCTTAATCCCACAAAACAGATTACACTTTCTTTTTGGCTTCGACTGGATTCGATCCAGAGTAATTATACCGATATATTTGCCAAAGGTGGACCGGTCTACGGTTATTTCCAAAACCGACAATACAATCTTGCCGGGAAACAAAACATCAATTTATGGTATCCTCAATTCAAATCAGCCGGCGATGGAAAGGGCCAACAGGAATTAGATTCCAACGAAAAATCATTCAACGTAGGTGAGTGGACCTATTTTACTTTCATTGTAGACAGAATAAATCATAAAATGAAGATGTATGTTGATGGTGTTTTATTAAAAGAGATTTTCGACTCTTACTCTACTTTTAACATCAATTCTTATCCACTGCTCATCGGGTCAAGTCTTGAGCAACTATATGAACATACACCGCTTAAAGGGGCGATAGACGAATTTCGAATTTATAACAGAGTATTATCTAACAAGGAAATACATGCTCTATTTAATATGTGA
- a CDS encoding carbohydrate binding family 9 domain-containing protein, translating to MKTFLFLFLIITVFISSTAFCTDIVPPKYRPVINIAKANDEIKVDGNLNDPVWKIANWITHFVETYPGDNTTPDVQTEAALIYDENNLYIAFNCKDDPGAIRATMSQRDQFNNDDAVAISIDTYGNASWAYEFFVNPYGVQKDYLWSSIAGSDPGFDVIWESAAHQTESGYQVEIAIPFKSLRFPNNDIQTWKINFGRIHPRESSKNYSWAANDRNEKCEPCQWGTLTGISGVQPGKGIEILPAMVAHQSGSLSNMRDPTSSFSEKKIKGEVSIGAKYSITSDVTAEAAYNPDFSQIEADAAQIDVNSTISLMYPERRPFFQEGSDIFRTMFNSFYTRTVNDPRVTAKLTGRVGNTSVAYLMAQDENTPYIIPLDEMNLMVNSGKSLVNVIRAIHTVGEDSRVGVMVGDRRFTKNGFGTVLSFDGDIRLSNNYSWLGQIIQTYSKEPIDPSLTNDFDGITFGRGKHTAIFDGESFNGTALITELRRNARNWNFVIDYNQIHPLYRTEIGYDPVVNHRTGSIYTGYTFYPENSIFTQITPQGNVLSRWSFDGIKKIERINLGGYIGLKFAQTNINFNFGQGSELFNEVMFKNLWRVSANIGSRFSSMIGLNIGANYGKGIAYWAMSKGNQTGLSATLNIKPIDRLTIDQSVNYSKSTDIETGEEFFKGYITRTRFQFQFNKEFSLRLVGQFNDFNKKWDIDPLVTYRLSPFSVLYVGSTYDYQHYDANDMHESTWKISSRQYFMKLQYLFQI from the coding sequence ATGAAAACTTTTTTATTCCTTTTCTTGATTATAACTGTATTTATTTCTTCTACAGCTTTTTGCACGGATATTGTACCGCCTAAATACCGCCCGGTGATTAATATTGCAAAAGCGAATGACGAAATTAAAGTTGACGGAAATTTAAACGACCCTGTCTGGAAAATTGCCAACTGGATTACTCATTTTGTAGAGACGTACCCGGGTGACAACACAACGCCCGATGTACAGACAGAAGCTGCATTGATTTACGATGAAAATAATCTTTATATCGCGTTTAATTGCAAAGATGACCCGGGTGCGATTCGCGCTACTATGTCTCAACGGGATCAATTCAACAACGACGATGCCGTGGCTATTTCAATCGATACTTACGGGAATGCATCATGGGCCTATGAATTTTTTGTGAATCCTTACGGTGTTCAAAAGGACTATCTCTGGTCAAGTATCGCCGGTTCTGATCCAGGATTTGACGTAATCTGGGAATCTGCGGCTCATCAAACTGAATCTGGTTATCAGGTGGAAATAGCTATACCTTTCAAGAGTCTCCGCTTTCCCAATAACGATATTCAGACATGGAAAATAAATTTCGGGCGCATTCATCCGCGCGAAAGTTCAAAGAATTATTCCTGGGCTGCTAACGACAGAAACGAGAAGTGCGAACCATGTCAGTGGGGAACATTGACAGGTATAAGCGGTGTCCAGCCTGGTAAAGGGATTGAAATTCTTCCGGCAATGGTCGCTCACCAGTCAGGAAGCTTATCAAATATGCGTGATCCTACTTCAAGTTTTAGCGAGAAAAAAATCAAGGGAGAAGTTTCTATCGGAGCAAAATATTCTATTACCTCCGACGTAACGGCAGAAGCCGCGTACAATCCTGATTTCAGTCAAATTGAAGCAGATGCCGCACAAATAGATGTGAACTCTACCATATCCTTGATGTATCCCGAACGGCGGCCCTTCTTTCAGGAAGGAAGCGACATCTTCAGAACCATGTTTAATTCTTTTTACACAAGAACCGTGAACGACCCGCGTGTAACTGCAAAACTTACGGGCAGAGTTGGAAACACGAGTGTTGCGTATTTGATGGCACAGGATGAAAACACGCCCTACATTATTCCGCTGGACGAAATGAATCTGATGGTTAACTCAGGCAAAAGTTTAGTTAACGTTATCCGAGCAATTCATACAGTCGGAGAAGATTCCAGAGTCGGAGTTATGGTTGGCGACCGCCGGTTTACGAAGAACGGCTTCGGCACTGTTTTATCTTTTGATGGCGATATCCGTCTCTCCAATAATTACAGCTGGTTAGGACAAATCATACAAACATATTCCAAAGAACCAATCGACCCATCTCTCACGAATGATTTCGATGGTATTACATTCGGTCGTGGAAAACATACCGCCATTTTTGACGGTGAATCATTTAACGGCACGGCTCTTATTACCGAACTAAGACGAAATGCTAGAAATTGGAATTTCGTTATTGACTACAATCAGATACATCCGTTATACAGAACCGAGATCGGTTACGACCCGGTGGTGAACCACAGAACCGGCAGCATATACACAGGTTATACCTTTTATCCTGAAAATAGCATCTTCACACAAATAACTCCGCAGGGTAATGTTTTAAGCAGATGGAGTTTTGATGGAATCAAAAAAATTGAGCGTATCAATTTGGGTGGATACATAGGTTTGAAGTTCGCCCAAACAAATATTAATTTTAATTTCGGGCAAGGGTCCGAATTATTTAATGAAGTGATGTTTAAAAACCTCTGGCGAGTATCTGCCAACATCGGCAGTCGGTTTAGCAGTATGATCGGTTTAAATATCGGAGCAAACTATGGAAAGGGGATTGCCTACTGGGCAATGTCGAAAGGAAACCAAACCGGACTGAGTGCTACTCTCAACATCAAACCGATAGATAGACTCACAATAGATCAATCGGTAAATTATTCGAAAAGTACTGATATCGAAACTGGAGAGGAATTTTTTAAGGGATATATTACGAGAACGAGATTTCAATTTCAATTCAACAAGGAATTTTCTTTAAGGTTAGTTGGACAGTTCAACGACTTTAATAAGAAATGGGACATTGATCCGTTAGTAACGTACAGACTAAGTCCGTTTTCAGTGTTATATGTTGGTTCTACATATGATTACCAGCACTATGATGCGAATGATATGCACGAATCAACTTGGAAGATATCTTCAAGACAATACTTTATGAAATTGCAATACTTATTCCAGATATAA
- a CDS encoding S9 family peptidase, protein MRLINNFTVIVLMMCILAFTASSLAQTPKKIPMRDFFKNPEKSGFTISPNGKYVAHVEPYERRMNIFVQSISGGKAKRITSVTDRDLSGYFWKGSDRLLFVKDFGGDENFHLFAVDREGKEMKDLTPFDSVRVDVVDDLKDHPTDVLIGMNKRNREIFDVYRLNTVTGELKMVAENPGNITGWVTDHDGNIRIATTTDGVNTSILYRDTEKDQFQNVMTTNFKESFGPLFFTFDNKNIYAVSNLGRDKTAIVEYDIANKKEVKVLYERDDVDVNGMDYSRLRKVLTEIGYVTWKIEHKFLDKETEDLYSKLEKKLPGYEVTVVSSDKNEEVFTVSTSSDRTRGSFYLYEKKSDKLTKLADRSPWLEEKDMAEMKPIEYKSRDGLTIYGYLTLPKGKDAKNLPVIVNPHGGPWARDMWRFNSEVQFLANRGYAVLQMNFRGSTGYGKKFWEISFKEWGKTMQDDISDGVKWLISQGIADPKRVAIYGGSYGGYATLAGLAFTPELYACGVDYVGVSNLFTFMKTIPPYWKPYLDMFYEMVGDMQKDSVMLASSSPVFHVDKIKAPLLVAQGAKDPRVNINESNQIVDALKKKGIDVPYLVKENEGHGFRNEENRFDFYEAMEKFLAKHLLDQR, encoded by the coding sequence ATGAGATTAATAAACAATTTCACTGTCATCGTTTTAATGATGTGCATATTAGCTTTCACTGCTTCATCATTAGCTCAAACTCCAAAAAAAATTCCGATGCGGGATTTCTTCAAGAATCCTGAAAAATCAGGATTTACGATTTCACCGAATGGTAAATATGTCGCTCATGTTGAACCTTATGAGAGACGCATGAACATTTTCGTACAATCAATATCGGGTGGTAAGGCAAAACGAATCACTTCAGTCACCGACCGTGATCTTTCCGGATATTTCTGGAAAGGGAGCGATCGTTTATTGTTTGTAAAAGATTTCGGCGGAGATGAAAACTTCCATCTTTTCGCGGTCGACCGTGAAGGTAAAGAGATGAAAGATCTTACACCATTTGACAGTGTGCGCGTTGACGTTGTTGATGATTTAAAAGATCATCCAACAGATGTGCTGATAGGTATGAATAAGCGTAACCGTGAAATATTCGACGTGTACCGGCTCAATACGGTTACTGGCGAATTAAAAATGGTAGCCGAAAATCCGGGAAACATTACAGGATGGGTTACCGATCATGACGGGAACATCAGGATTGCCACAACAACAGACGGTGTCAACACAAGCATACTCTACCGCGATACCGAGAAGGATCAATTCCAAAATGTTATGACTACAAATTTTAAGGAGTCATTTGGACCGTTATTCTTTACTTTTGATAACAAAAATATTTATGCCGTATCAAATCTCGGCAGAGATAAAACTGCAATCGTCGAGTATGACATCGCCAATAAAAAAGAAGTGAAAGTATTATACGAACGCGATGATGTTGATGTTAACGGTATGGATTATTCACGATTGAGGAAAGTTTTGACCGAAATAGGTTACGTAACATGGAAGATTGAACATAAATTTCTTGATAAAGAAACCGAAGACTTATACTCAAAGCTTGAAAAGAAACTTCCCGGATATGAAGTAACGGTTGTTTCCAGCGACAAGAATGAGGAAGTATTTACAGTTTCAACATCGAGCGACAGAACACGCGGCTCGTTCTATCTTTACGAGAAAAAGTCGGATAAACTTACGAAACTCGCAGACCGTTCTCCGTGGCTCGAAGAAAAAGATATGGCTGAGATGAAACCTATCGAATATAAATCCCGCGACGGATTGACTATTTATGGTTATCTTACATTGCCCAAAGGCAAGGATGCAAAAAACCTTCCTGTAATTGTCAATCCGCATGGCGGACCGTGGGCGCGCGACATGTGGAGGTTTAATTCAGAAGTACAATTTTTAGCAAACCGCGGTTATGCGGTACTGCAAATGAACTTCCGCGGTTCTACCGGTTATGGAAAAAAATTCTGGGAAATATCTTTCAAGGAATGGGGAAAAACTATGCAGGACGATATTTCCGACGGCGTGAAATGGCTCATCAGTCAGGGTATCGCCGATCCGAAACGTGTTGCGATTTACGGCGGGAGTTACGGCGGTTATGCCACGCTTGCAGGACTTGCATTCACGCCCGAGCTGTATGCCTGCGGTGTTGATTACGTCGGTGTATCTAATTTGTTCACGTTCATGAAAACCATTCCACCGTACTGGAAACCTTATCTCGATATGTTTTACGAGATGGTTGGAGATATGCAGAAAGACAGTGTAATGCTGGCTTCATCATCGCCGGTATTTCATGTGGATAAAATTAAAGCGCCGCTTCTGGTAGCGCAGGGCGCAAAGGATCCGCGCGTTAATATCAACGAGTCGAATCAAATAGTGGATGCGTTGAAGAAGAAGGGGATCGATGTTCCATACCTCGTAAAGGAAAACGAAGGGCATGGATTCCGTAACGAAGAAAATCGTTTCGATTTCTACGAAGCTATGGAAAAGTTTTTAGCAAAACATTTGCTCGACCAGAGGTAA
- a CDS encoding sulfurtransferase codes for MNKILFFFILLVSVAFLPQQSTSQNNNPTLFVTTSWLSEHLNDPSLVMLHVAQIRRDYEKGHIVGARFLWPGWMAMSNPDLSYEMLPVEQLDTLLEGLGVSNDSRIILCGTGANIGAVARVFATLGYLGMEDKTSILDGGIDAWKSEGRQISREIFPVKRGTFTPHLKQNVFVDAEFVKSNLNKSNFSIVDVRPPNLYSGSGSAAGSRNGHIPGAVNINSSTFVDSTNKLLPLPKLEEIFNTAGVKKGSDVITYCSVGASASVGYLVARYLGFNAHLYDGSFEDWSSRDELPVEITVKQDSVKE; via the coding sequence ATGAACAAAATACTTTTCTTTTTCATTCTGCTTGTGTCTGTCGCCTTTCTCCCACAACAAAGCACTTCACAAAACAATAACCCCACCCTCTTTGTCACAACATCCTGGCTCTCGGAACATCTCAACGATCCATCGCTTGTGATGCTTCACGTTGCGCAGATTCGGCGGGATTACGAGAAAGGTCATATTGTGGGTGCACGATTTCTATGGCCCGGATGGATGGCTATGTCGAATCCAGATCTGAGTTACGAGATGTTGCCTGTTGAACAGCTCGATACACTGCTGGAAGGACTCGGCGTCTCAAACGATTCACGAATTATACTTTGCGGTACCGGAGCAAATATTGGTGCCGTTGCGCGTGTTTTTGCCACGCTCGGTTATCTAGGTATGGAAGATAAAACTTCAATCCTCGACGGCGGTATCGATGCATGGAAATCGGAGGGGCGGCAAATTTCAAGAGAAATTTTTCCGGTAAAACGCGGTACGTTCACTCCGCATCTCAAACAAAATGTATTTGTCGATGCTGAGTTTGTTAAATCGAATTTAAACAAATCAAATTTTTCCATTGTCGATGTACGTCCGCCAAATCTTTACAGCGGTTCGGGCAGTGCTGCAGGTTCCCGCAACGGACATATTCCGGGGGCGGTAAATATCAATTCTTCCACTTTCGTGGATAGCACAAACAAGTTGCTTCCATTACCAAAGTTAGAAGAAATATTCAATACCGCAGGTGTTAAAAAGGGGAGCGATGTTATTACATATTGCAGTGTTGGCGCATCGGCAAGCGTTGGTTACCTTGTTGCCAGATATCTTGGCTTTAATGCTCATCTGTATGACGGCTCGTTTGAAGATTGGAGCAGCAGGGATGAGTTACCGGTTGAGATTACGGTAAAGCAGGATTCGGTTAAGGAATAA
- a CDS encoding DinB family protein: MINQLNELYGHQAWADAEHWKALEAHPAASEDETIRKRLYHVHLVQRAFLRIVGKEKYDLRKFEDFPDMAALKEWAISCHKISKNFICNLTEEKFAENVTIPWFKDPPLSITIEQALTQAAMHSHYHRGQNAARLRELGGDPPLTDFIAWLWKGKPEAIWK, encoded by the coding sequence ATGATCAACCAACTGAATGAGTTATACGGTCACCAAGCCTGGGCAGACGCTGAACACTGGAAAGCACTGGAGGCACACCCCGCAGCATCTGAAGATGAAACAATTCGCAAACGTTTGTACCACGTTCATCTGGTACAGCGTGCCTTCTTGAGAATTGTCGGCAAAGAAAAATATGATCTGAGAAAGTTTGAAGATTTTCCCGACATGGCGGCACTTAAAGAGTGGGCAATTAGTTGTCATAAAATATCGAAGAATTTTATATGTAATTTAACTGAAGAGAAATTTGCCGAGAATGTTACAATACCATGGTTCAAAGATCCGCCTCTGAGCATAACGATCGAACAAGCGCTCACTCAAGCCGCGATGCACAGTCATTATCACCGCGGGCAGAATGCAGCGCGTTTGCGAGAGTTAGGCGGAGATCCCCCGCTGACGGATTTTATCGCATGGCTCTGGAAAGGTAAGCCGGAAGCGATATGGAAATAG
- a CDS encoding lipocalin family protein, with translation MKFIICLLSMVIISALLKAQDKSKQPLEVVPSVDLARYCGVWCEIARLPNSFQTKCASDVVATYTLLDDGQIKVVNRCRKENGEISEAEGKAKRASDDEPNSKLKVRFAPAILSFLPFVWGNYWILEIDTSYTYAVIGEPDREYLWILSRTPKMDENILQGILGRMKEKGFDVEKIMWTKQTQ, from the coding sequence ATGAAATTCATTATTTGTTTACTATCAATGGTTATTATTTCAGCTTTGTTAAAAGCGCAGGATAAATCCAAACAGCCGCTTGAGGTTGTTCCTTCTGTTGATCTTGCGCGATACTGCGGGGTATGGTGTGAGATTGCGCGGTTACCAAACAGTTTTCAAACCAAATGTGCAAGCGATGTAGTTGCCACTTACACGTTGCTCGATGACGGGCAGATAAAAGTAGTGAACCGATGCCGCAAGGAAAATGGAGAGATATCTGAGGCGGAAGGAAAGGCAAAAAGAGCAAGCGACGATGAACCGAATTCCAAACTGAAAGTGCGTTTTGCGCCAGCAATACTTTCGTTCCTGCCGTTTGTTTGGGGCAACTACTGGATATTGGAGATTGATACTTCTTACACTTATGCTGTGATCGGTGAACCCGACAGAGAATATCTGTGGATTCTTTCCCGCACTCCGAAAATGGATGAAAATATTTTACAAGGAATTCTCGGCAGGATGAAGGAAAAAGGTTTTGATGTTGAGAAGATAATGTGGACGAAGCAAACACAGTGA
- a CDS encoding TrpB-like pyridoxal phosphate-dependent enzyme, with translation MRTTKIILDEEKIPRHWYNIAADLPKPPLPPLHPATHEPVGPADLERLFPMELIKQEASKERWIDIPEEVLDIYKLWRPSPLYRAYRLEKALQTASKIFYKYEGASPAGSHKLNTAVAQAYYNKNAGVKRIATETGAGQWGSALSLACKYFGIECKVYMVKISYQQKPYRRAMMTTWGASVTASPSMETKFGRDLLQKNPDSSGSLGIAISEAIEETVSRDDTRYSLGSVLNHVLMHQTIIGLEAKQQMEIAGYYPDVIIGCVGGGSNFAGLVFPFMQDKFHGKKFTAIAVEPASCPTLTRGEFGYDFGDTAKMTPLLPMYTLGSGFMPPPIHAGGLRYHGMAPLVSQLVKEKFVNAVAYKQTDVFNAARIFANTEGIIPAPESSHAICSAIREAEKAKEEGVSKTILFNLSGHGYFDMGAYDAFNEGNLRDEEFPKDFSTGVSKSVLC, from the coding sequence ATGAGAACCACAAAAATAATACTTGATGAAGAAAAAATACCGCGTCACTGGTATAACATTGCGGCAGATTTACCGAAGCCGCCGCTGCCTCCTCTACATCCGGCAACACATGAGCCGGTTGGACCGGCAGACCTTGAGCGACTGTTCCCGATGGAGTTGATCAAACAGGAAGCGAGCAAAGAAAGATGGATAGATATTCCCGAAGAGGTGCTCGACATATATAAATTATGGAGACCCTCTCCGCTATATCGCGCATATAGACTGGAAAAAGCTTTACAAACTGCTTCAAAAATATTTTATAAATACGAAGGAGCAAGTCCGGCAGGTAGCCACAAGTTAAATACTGCCGTCGCTCAGGCGTATTATAATAAAAATGCCGGAGTGAAACGGATAGCAACAGAGACAGGGGCGGGTCAATGGGGAAGCGCCCTTAGTTTAGCGTGCAAATATTTCGGGATTGAATGTAAAGTTTATATGGTGAAAATAAGTTATCAGCAAAAACCGTACAGGCGCGCGATGATGACAACGTGGGGCGCGTCGGTTACCGCGAGTCCTAGCATGGAGACGAAATTCGGGCGTGATCTGCTTCAGAAAAATCCCGATTCGTCAGGAAGTTTAGGCATAGCAATAAGTGAAGCGATTGAAGAAACTGTATCTCGCGACGACACAAGATACTCTTTGGGCAGTGTGTTAAATCATGTGCTGATGCACCAGACTATTATCGGTTTGGAAGCAAAACAGCAGATGGAAATTGCGGGATATTATCCAGACGTTATTATCGGATGCGTTGGTGGAGGAAGTAATTTTGCGGGGCTTGTATTTCCATTTATGCAAGATAAATTTCATGGTAAAAAGTTTACCGCGATTGCGGTTGAACCGGCATCGTGCCCCACACTTACAAGGGGTGAGTTTGGATACGATTTCGGAGACACAGCTAAGATGACTCCTCTGTTGCCGATGTATACGTTAGGATCGGGTTTCATGCCGCCGCCTATTCACGCGGGTGGTTTGCGTTATCACGGAATGGCGCCGCTAGTCAGTCAGTTGGTAAAAGAAAAATTCGTTAATGCTGTTGCATATAAACAAACCGATGTATTCAACGCGGCACGGATTTTTGCCAATACAGAAGGAATAATCCCCGCGCCTGAATCGTCACACGCTATTTGCAGCGCGATCCGTGAAGCGGAGAAAGCCAAAGAAGAAGGAGTTTCCAAAACAATACTCTTCAACTTGAGCGGGCACGGGTACTTCGATATGGGTGCTTATGACGCTTTCAACGAAGGGAATTTGAGAGATGAAGAGTTTCCAAAAGATTTCAGCACAGGTGTATCAAAAAGTGTGTTGTGTTGA
- a CDS encoding HNH endonuclease, which yields MNFYVAVTDNEWFTFLKQRKPDEVNFWRPGGQTFSALSMGEPLLFKLHTPNSYIVGGGFFVRYTKLPLSMVWKVFGEKNGTDQHDVFIRKIFSYLNVDRQKISDPEIGCVVLGMPFFFERQDWILVPSNWSSNIVRGKRYDTSDQVGKELWGRVEPILFRQEIGKQPKKYDRVAEQEPRYGTKHFVETRFGQSAFRTMVIDAYGRRCAVSGEKTVPVLEASHIKPYADSGPNIPHNGILLRADLHILFDQGYMTITNKYQIEISRRIKEEYENGRDYYKYNGNQLISLPSRVDEQPASEFLQWHQENVFKG from the coding sequence ATGAACTTTTACGTTGCAGTTACTGATAATGAATGGTTTACCTTCCTGAAACAACGGAAACCAGATGAGGTAAATTTTTGGCGTCCTGGAGGTCAGACCTTTTCCGCATTATCAATGGGAGAACCTCTTCTTTTTAAACTTCATACACCTAATAGTTATATTGTTGGTGGAGGATTTTTTGTTCGTTATACAAAACTTCCATTATCAATGGTTTGGAAAGTTTTTGGTGAGAAAAACGGCACAGATCAACATGATGTATTCATCAGGAAAATATTCTCTTATTTAAATGTAGATAGGCAAAAAATATCTGATCCAGAAATTGGATGTGTTGTTCTTGGGATGCCATTTTTTTTTGAGCGTCAGGACTGGATTCTCGTACCTTCTAATTGGTCATCGAACATAGTCCGTGGAAAACGATATGATACCTCAGATCAAGTAGGAAAAGAATTATGGGGTCGAGTCGAACCGATTTTGTTTAGACAGGAAATCGGAAAACAACCTAAAAAGTATGATCGGGTTGCTGAACAAGAACCCCGATATGGGACAAAACACTTTGTTGAAACACGTTTTGGTCAGAGCGCTTTTCGGACAATGGTGATAGATGCTTATGGAAGAAGGTGTGCCGTATCGGGAGAGAAAACAGTACCCGTTCTTGAAGCATCTCATATAAAGCCTTACGCTGATTCTGGACCTAACATACCTCATAATGGAATATTGCTTAGGGCTGATTTGCACATCCTTTTCGATCAGGGTTACATGACAATAACCAATAAATATCAGATTGAAATTAGTCGTCGCATAAAAGAAGAATATGAAAACGGAAGAGACTATTATAAGTACAATGGAAATCAATTAATTTCTTTGCCCTCGAGAGTTGACGAGCAACCCGCAAGTGAATTTCTTCAATGGCATCAGGAAAACGTGTTTAAAGGTTAG